AGTAGAATGAAATAGAATATTAAGAAAGCCTCTATATGTAGGTACAGAAAACAATATCTGCTTGTTTCTTTTTCAATTATTATTGTGTATTTTATGGAAAATGTTTTAAATGACTACAGCGCCTTTCCAAAGCAGGGGAACATACGCTTGGATAGGCAGAAGGCAGTAGATTTATTACGCGAGATTTTAGAAGCTACCAAAAAAACCGATATTACTGCAATCTCTATAAATCCTGACGGCGCAGGAGATTTTACCTTAAGGATTAATTGCAGCGTAGATGAACAAATAATAAAGTCTATCCAGCCCATTATTTCAAGAGACAAGTTGGCGATGAAGCAAGACCGCGGTTTTCTCACCATTTATTCGCCAAAAACATTAAAACGCATTTAATTTTGCCGCAAAAATTGCCGACGGTACCTACCCCTATAGGTTTCTGCATAGATATCCTAATAGGATACAAATATGCCGACTGAACCTGTCCCTTTAAGCTTTTTTGCGATGTATTTATTGGCTTCGACTACACAATTGTTAGTGGGCTGGCGTGTTGGTGTGTGGCTTCCGAGCCCAAAATTGCGGGCTTGAGGAAACTCCGCCCACATGTAGAATTGCAGTCCCTTAAGCGGACAAGTCGAGAGGCTTGGCAACGGAGCAGAAACGAAACGTCCAACTGGACTTGGCTATGATGCGTTTGTGACGCTGAGTGTGCCGGACTGGAAGCGGTGAAACGGCCGTCCTGCAAGTGGAAAGGGCAAACAGTCGCCGATGAAGACTCTACCGGAAGGCGCAGGTAGCCCGATTAGCCGAATGCCACAGCAACAAAAGGCGGGTTACGTCCAACACACCAGCCCAAAAAATGCAAATAGTTATGCAAAAAAACACAAGAAATGATTGTTTTTGAGTGTTTATTTGACTTTGCAATTAAGTCCTGTTATGGAAGCACAACAGAGCCGCCGCACCCAAATACGTCGCCCATGACATGAATGTTTATTGTTGTTCCTGAATCGAGGTTAGCACAGGGAAACACGAGGTTTACTTGAAGGCTATCGCCCCGTTGTAGGTTACAACTAATAGGGTCTGTTGCGCCCACAGCTGTGCCGTTTAGATACGCAGTTGGGTTAATGTCGTTTTCGTGATTGCTTGAATTGATGATGACTATACCGTTTAATTTTTCATTGTAGGTTACGTTTGAGAATGCTAAAGAAATGTTGTAGTAGCCATCATTTTTTGTGATACTTTCAAAAGAAGGGTTATTTGATGTCCAGCCGGATTTGTTGTTGGAAAAAGCTCCGTTAACTCCAGCGATTACTATGAAAGTCCAGCTGATTAGTGCAATTGATGTAATAATGAAGGCTGTGGATAGAATTTTTGATTTTTTCACTTTATTCATCTAAAAAAAGTTTCTGATTCTTTGTTATTGCCGTATGTGCGTCCTTTTAGGTACGAACAACAACATACAGATTCAAAGTGTACCGCACATTTTTAACCCTTAAATTCACTTTTACCTATCTTAGAGAATACAAGAAATTAAGGCGAAGCTTTTGCCCTACGCGCATGTTTCTGAGACTCAGTAAAAATTTATAACATTAAAAGTAAACTCTTTTGAGTGATTGCCATGAGTAAAGAAAAATTCACGGCAGCACTCACTATAACATTAATTCTCGCTGCGTCCGTAGCTACAGTTTACGCCTTTGAAATAACTGGCACCATAGTTTTGGAGCGGCACGGCGGCTACTACGGCATAGCTTACGATTCAGGTAAAGGCGAAATCTACCTAACTAATGGGGATTTCCATTTAGTCTATGTAGTATCAGACAGCAATGACAGCGTGATTACAACTATACCCGTGGGAGACACGCCTTCAGGAATTACTTACGACCCAGCAAAAGGCGAACTATTCGTAACCAACTTTAGATCAAATTCGGTCTCAGTCATATCCGACAGCGATCACTCAGTAGTGGAAACAATAGCCGTTGGGCAAAACCCCATGGGAATAGTCTACGATTCAACTAAAGGAGAAATCTACGTAGCCAACTATGGCTCTGATTCAGTGACGGTCATCTCTGACAGTGACAATACGATAGTTGCTACCATACCGGTAGGAATTAGACCTTCCGCCTTAGCATATGATTCTGCCAGAGGAGAAATATACGTTGGTCACGCTGGCTGCAATGACATCATCGTGATATCCGACAAAACCCACAAAATCGTAGCAAACATAACCGTGGAAAACCAGCCAATAAGCCTAGTTTACAATTCTGGCAAAGAACAAATTTACGCAACCAATTACGGCTCCGACACGGTATCAGTAATATCATGCAACAACTATACGGTAGCCGCAACTATACCAGTAGGAAACCAGCCAATGGGAATAGACTACGACCCAGTCAACGGTTACCTCTACGTAGCCAACTTTAAATCAAGATCAATGTCAGTAATATGTGACAGCAACAACACAGTAGTTACAGATGTTTCCCTTAAGGGCGAACCCCAAGCAATAGGCTACGATTCTGGCAAAGGAAAAATTTATGTTGCTTACTCTGAAAGCCACAGAGTCTCGGTCATATCGGTTCCCGTTCAACCTGACCCTACCTCACAACCAGAAGTTACCCCTTCGCCATCATCCACACCCTCGGCACCAGAGTACTCTCTACGCACAGTTTTCTCAATAGTAATGGTTATTGCAGTAGTCATGGTAACGATATCACTTGTAGCAGTATTCTTCAGAAACAGAAAAATCAAAATACACATAAACTGCAACTAAACAAGCAATTCATTAACTAAGCCCCTAACGTATTTCCATACCTTGACGTTACCAACATAACTATTGATCAAATATCCACGTTAATATTTAACAGCGTTTTTCCAATTTTTCTCTTAAATGCTGTCATCAACGTAACAACGCTGAAAGCAAAAATCAAAAAGACAATTATACAAACTGGACCGAAAACATCAGCTTTAAAATCCAGCTGTAAGTAACCGTATTTACTCCCGAAAAACAACCCAAATGCGGCAAAGGTTGAAAACAGAAAAAACGCCAAAACTGAAAGCCCTGCAATCCTGTACCAATTCATGATTTTTAGAAGCTTAATCAACTGTTCTCTTGTCTTGGGGTCAATGTCTTGCTTTTTCTTGAGCATTTTAATAAAAATGTTCGCGTACCCAATGTATGCATAAGAGGAGCCGATTTGTCCCCAAAAGTTAGACGGGTCTTTTGAGGCAACATCACTCAAGAAATAGTTGAAACGTTCAGTATGGTCAGGATTTGGTTGCGTCCAATACTTAAACCCAAAATAAGAAGAAAAAACGCCTACGTTGTTGGCGTTCTCAAACTTACTAAAGTAATAACCGCTTGTGATGCCGACGGCGGGAATGGCTGGCAAAAACGCAAAGACGCCGATGGGTAAAACTCTGAACCGCCAAAGAACATTACCGTCAAGAACAGCGGTATTCCAAACAAAGCAAACGCAAAGGGTACTATCTGCCAAATCATCGCTTCGCTTTTTTCTGATAATTCCCGAATCACCAGCCTAGTCTCAACTACTGCTAAAATGACGCCGGCAAAAACACCGAACAAGAGGTAAAATTGGCGAGTCAGCGTGAACCATCCCAGGTTTGTTGCCGCTAAATAAAGCAAAAAGCCAATAGGAAACGCTACGATGATGGAACTGAATAGTCGGGTTTTGCCTATGGGAAACGGAACACGCTGGTAGAGGTTCATGGGGAAGCGATTATCAGTTTGGTATCTAAATAAGTTTCGACAAAAAAGACTTTGAAGCGTTAACATTTGACTCTGAGAAAAGGAAAAAGAAGAGGAAATGGATGGTTTGCCGCGACTGCTTACTTGTGAGTTAAGAATGCAAGGTTTGTTGATTTTGTTCGTTTACTTAAGACAAAGGCTCCAGCTATGACTGCAGTTGACAGTAGTGCAACAACTCCGAAATTCAAGCTTTCTGGAATAGTCGCCTCAGGACCCCCTATGACTCCCCAGCTGTTTGGGTTAGTTTCAGTAGAAGTTGGTGGCCACACTACCCAAGTTTGAGTGCTTGCATCATACATTGCAACTCTCAGACCGTGTGGGGGCATATTTTGACCCCATGTACCTAGCTCGCCCTTGTTTGCTTGTATTTCCACGAGATAGTGGCCTGTTGTCGCGTTGTCTTTCCATGTTACTCCAGTGGTTGCCATCTCTGCCCAGCCTGATGCAGATCCTTTATACACCTTTAGTGTTGTGTGTCCTGTAATCTCAATTTTGTGGTCATTGTCGCTATCTATAGTGGTACCCCCATTATTTGAGCCGTCTATGCATATTTGCCATTTATCGCCCGCATCATTAGTGGCATCGACAAATTCTATGAACCAAGACATCAGATATGCCCCAGTATTAGAGTCCATCTTATATCCAAACTTATTTGTAGGCCCGCCTAAGTATTCGATCCAGGCGTCATTCCATTCAGTGGTACCTCGAACACCGTCAAGAGTTACTGCTGACGTTTGGTAAGCCTCAATTATGGTGTAGGCTGCATTGCCTGCTGTAGCTGTCCCTATTAGTGCACTGCACAGCAAAAGTATACTTATTGCTACTGGTAGAGTTTTTTTCAAATCAATTATTTCTCCTTTTGTTTGGTAGAATGCTTATTTGGTTGATTCTGCTTAAGAATTTTTTCATCCCTAGCATGCCAGCATGGTAAACAACCATGCAAACTGGACACCCCTATTTATAAAAGAAAAAAGGGGAGTTGAGCAAAATCAAAGAAAACAACGCACATCTCTAGAGTAAGAGGCTATATAGTCAATCGTGCATGGTGTAAGCAGGTGCAGATAGTTGGCAAACAAAACGCTCATAATCGTTGTTGCTGTAGTTTTCATGGTTATCGTTGCTGGCAGCGTCGCTTGGGTATGCAATGACCCCAACTTTAACCCAGCGCCTACACCGGCTCCCACCCATGCGCTTACAACCCAAGAACAAGTACGCGATAAAGTCATATCTTTCATTATAGACAAACATAATGAAACTGCTGAATCTGCCGTGGTTAATCCCCCCCTTGCAACTAACCTCAAATGGACCGGCGGAAGGCAAGAAACAGGTCGTTTAGGCGCAGAAACATACATTTACACCAGCGATTTCTGGACAGTAGTTATCGAGTATCCAGTGGTTCCAAACCCAATCTACACAGTCTACGTTGATTTCGGTAGGACAAGCCCGCAGATTGCTTGGCAAGGAACCGTTGAGAACGGCAACATTACGGAGAACTACTTTACATACAAGCCATAAACACCAAACGTTTCAACGACGAGCATTGTCCTTTTTTATCTAATAACATCCATCGAACAGAAAACTAGCGATTAAGTGTATTCTCTAAAGGTGTGACCGCATTTGGTGCAACGCATAAACTGGGTTGAGGCTTCATCGCCGCCTCGAGTCTGCACCTGCCAAACGTAAACTTCCATGTTGCCACATTTTTCGCATTCAACTCTGATCTTTGGCATCGTGGTTATTTTCTGGTCTTCTTCGCTAATTACAGTCATAAATTGCTTGGGCTTTGGCTGAATAACCTTGCCTGTTTTTGCTTCTGCTTTCCTATCGATTGGTTTTTTGGTAAAACCGCACTTTGAGCACACCAGCATAAACAGCGAACTGGTGCCTGCATGCGGTTTTTGGGGTTCAAGACGAGAACCACAATTCGGGCAAAACTCCATGGAACAAGAATCCCTCTCTCTTCTTTCCAACAACAAGTGAACCTTATAATATAAGTCTTATTTTCTCTTAATCCATAATTTTCTTGAAATCGTGGAAAAATTACTATTTAGAAGCGTAAAGTAAATACCTAAAGCTGACAGCTACAAGGAGCGAGGTGGACAAGATACACGAGGAAAACAGCCGTATAAGCGAGTGGCAAACACTAAACCACGCGTTCGCATACTTGGCAAGGGCAGGTAAACTACCGCATCGAACAGAAGTGGAAAGCGTGCTTTTAGAACAGATTCCGCAGAGCGCCAAGCGTGTTTTGGATTTAGGAACTGGTGATGGGCGGTTGCTTTCGCTGGTACTGCTTAAACTTAACAATCCAGATGTTGAGGGAGTAGCTTTGGATTTCTCTGAACCCATGCTGCAACAGGCTAAGAAGCGCTTCGCTAAAAATAAGCAAGTCACAATTATTCAACATGATTTAAGTCAGCCGCTACCTGCAGATTTGGGTTGTTTTGATATTGTTGTCTCAAGCCTTGCAATTCACCATTTGACGCACCCACGGAAAAAGCAGCTCTATACTGAAGTATTTAAGCGATTAAATTCGAAGGGTATCTTCTGCAATTTAGAACATGTCGCTTCTCCAACACGGAACTTGCACTTAAAATTTTTAGCGGCCACAGGCTTAACTTTGGAAACGGAGGACCCCTCAAACAAGCTTTTGGACGTTGAAACGCAGCTTTGGTGGTTACGTGAGATAGGGTTTGTGGATGTTGACTGCTACTGGAAGTGGCTCGAAGTGGCGCTTATATGCGGCTTTAAACCCTAAATGCATTGCGCACTTGAAAGTTTAATAACACCTTTTTACATCAGAAAATATAGGAGTTTTATCATGTCAACTGATTTTGAGCAGATAGATTGGGGTCACTGGGTAATTCGTTTGGTTGCATTGATAATTGACAGCTTAATAATCGGTATACCGACAGCGATAATATGGTTTGCACTCACCGTCTCGGCATTTTTCTTTGCATCAGCATTCTTCATATTTTACGGGGCTTGGTTAATACTACCGCTTATCCTTGGGGTACTTTTACTATTGTATTTTATGATTTTAGATGCCTACTGGGGCGCCACAATAGGCAAACGGTTGCTGGGGCTGCACGTACAAATGGCAAACGGCGGCAAAGTACCCTTTGATAAGGCATTCATTCGCAACATAAGCAAAATCTACTGGCCCTTCTTGCTCTTAGACTGGTTAGTAGGAATCGTAACTCCGGGAGATAAACGGCAAAAATACACTGACCGCATTGCAGGAACCACCGTTATTCAAACAAGACAAGCCTTCCAAACAACCGCTGAACAGCCTCCACCGCCACCGCCGCCTCCACCGAGCTAAAAAATAGCAACCTTTCTTTTTCTACTAAATCGTCTATTGCAGTTACAGATGTCTATAGAATCTTGTTTTGATTGAGCCAAGTTTTAAACTGTTTCTCATTCAAACCCGCACCTAGTTTTCCATCGAGACGACTGAGAACCTTGCCATCCTCAAACAGTATAATGGTTGGAACCGCGCCAATGCTGTAATCGTCCCAAAGAGGATTGTCATAGTCATCTAAGAGCACATGCAAAACGGTTCCCTTGGAAAAGCCGCTTACGTGGTTGCCGAAAACTGGAACAAAAGACATACAGTAAGGGCACCATGAAGCGTAAAACAACACCAAAACTCGACGATTTCTCTTTAATTCAGCGTTTAATCCCTGCGCATTGTCAACTTCAATCATACATCTCACCTATAGACGACTTTTGGGTTTCATAAACGTGCCGTTCTAAACCGTAAAAAAGTCAATCAAAGTACCGCAAGCAACAACTAAAATACTCTAATCGTAAATTATTACAAGAATCACAATGAAATCTAAAAGCTACAGACGCGGCTACGCCGTTGCCATCCTAATTGGAATAGAGCAAGACCACGCGGCAGTTTGGCAGGTTTTCAGCCAAGTCGCCAAACATCAACAAACCATACACTTAAACGGTGACAGAAAAGACCAAAAAGCACTATACAACTTCCACGAAAGCATCGTTAACGCTCTTAGACCAACGCTAAAAGAAGGCGTAAAAAGTATAATAGTCGCCTCGTCGCCACGAACTGCTTATGCTCAAGATTTTCAAAATCACATCAGCGCACATCACGCTTGGCTCACGCAAGGCACGAACAAAGCAACCATCTCAACCATAACAGGTCAAGCAAGCTCCCCATCTCAAGTGGCGACCCTGACAAAAACAGCAGCCTTCAAAGAACTAGTACAGCAAACCGCCGAACAAGAAACGGAAAATCTTCTTGAAATTCTTGAGAAACGCCTCAGTACAACCGATAATTTAGTGCTTTTCTCACTGCAAGAAGCAGA
This genomic stretch from Candidatus Bathyarchaeota archaeon harbors:
- a CDS encoding YncE family protein translates to MSKEKFTAALTITLILAASVATVYAFEITGTIVLERHGGYYGIAYDSGKGEIYLTNGDFHLVYVVSDSNDSVITTIPVGDTPSGITYDPAKGELFVTNFRSNSVSVISDSDHSVVETIAVGQNPMGIVYDSTKGEIYVANYGSDSVTVISDSDNTIVATIPVGIRPSALAYDSARGEIYVGHAGCNDIIVISDKTHKIVANITVENQPISLVYNSGKEQIYATNYGSDTVSVISCNNYTVAATIPVGNQPMGIDYDPVNGYLYVANFKSRSMSVICDSNNTVVTDVSLKGEPQAIGYDSGKGKIYVAYSESHRVSVISVPVQPDPTSQPEVTPSPSSTPSAPEYSLRTVFSIVMVIAVVMVTISLVAVFFRNRKIKIHINCN
- a CDS encoding transcription factor S, encoding MEFCPNCGSRLEPQKPHAGTSSLFMLVCSKCGFTKKPIDRKAEAKTGKVIQPKPKQFMTVISEEDQKITTMPKIRVECEKCGNMEVYVWQVQTRGGDEASTQFMRCTKCGHTFREYT
- a CDS encoding class I SAM-dependent methyltransferase, which gives rise to MHEENSRISEWQTLNHAFAYLARAGKLPHRTEVESVLLEQIPQSAKRVLDLGTGDGRLLSLVLLKLNNPDVEGVALDFSEPMLQQAKKRFAKNKQVTIIQHDLSQPLPADLGCFDIVVSSLAIHHLTHPRKKQLYTEVFKRLNSKGIFCNLEHVASPTRNLHLKFLAATGLTLETEDPSNKLLDVETQLWWLREIGFVDVDCYWKWLEVALICGFKP
- a CDS encoding RDD family protein, encoding MSTDFEQIDWGHWVIRLVALIIDSLIIGIPTAIIWFALTVSAFFFASAFFIFYGAWLILPLILGVLLLLYFMILDAYWGATIGKRLLGLHVQMANGGKVPFDKAFIRNISKIYWPFLLLDWLVGIVTPGDKRQKYTDRIAGTTVIQTRQAFQTTAEQPPPPPPPPPS
- a CDS encoding thioredoxin family protein — protein: MIEVDNAQGLNAELKRNRRVLVLFYASWCPYCMSFVPVFGNHVSGFSKGTVLHVLLDDYDNPLWDDYSIGAVPTIILFEDGKVLSRLDGKLGAGLNEKQFKTWLNQNKIL